From the Cryptomeria japonica chromosome 2, Sugi_1.0, whole genome shotgun sequence genome, one window contains:
- the LOC131054542 gene encoding RNA polymerase sigma factor sigA isoform X1, with the protein MLFVENYSAIPGITFPFFFCYFQTYTIGCRVERLYFSSVKRRNPQMNIGGVIRISAGKQLLQSSFLLSESAAFLDQGSVLFTTSVWKHVVLAKKSSNSRAQNKSAKHIQIKALNALREVGDGFSISSANEAPSTISTVMDENSGLAPEVERSLEALILLQKSMLEKQWYLNLYPTEFREFGFWKSHGRSEVVRSGKASARQRRQNARRKSSTENFVKSEHITQIADQSNQERVAVQIGSLRETVATSMKSMLSQKLLTHEEVLHLSSKIQIGITLRKHRSRLKTKLGYEPSNAQWAASMGIPVMHLNRKLMESYIAAQKMVACNIRLVVSIAQKYENTGVDIRDLIQEGLIGLRHGIDKFDSSKGFKLSTYVYWWIRQGITRALVDYKRTVRIPNHVHERLALIRKAKLTLQENGVTSSVKNIAATLNMSEKKVKNATQAIKRVYSFDKEYCVFENNKAQTFHSRIADPNSENYPWLMVDGFSLKEDVHKLINSTLTNREQVIIKLYFGLDTQRHTWEDVSKRLGLSRERVRQIGRISLGKLKQATRRHKLQPPF; encoded by the exons ATGCTATTTGTAGAAAATTATAGTGCAATACCAGGTATaacatttcccttttttttttgctattttcaAACATACACAATTG GTTGTAGGGTGGAACGCTTATATTTTTCTTCAGTTAAAAGAAGAAATCCACAAATGAATATAGGCGGTGTCATCAGAATCAGCGCAGGAAAACAGCTTCTACAGTCTTCATTCCTTCTGTCAGAGTCTGCAGCGTTTCTCGACCAAGGAAGTGTGTTGTTTACCACTAGCGTTTGGAAACATGTAGTGCTTGCAAAGAAAAGTTCAAATTCCAGAGCACAAAATAAGTCTGCCAAGCATATACAAATAAAGGCTTTGAATGCACTTAGAGAGGTTGGAGATGGTTTCTCAATATCTTCCGCCAACGAGGCACCAAGCACAATATCTACAGTTATGGACGAAAATTCTGGGCTTGCGCCTGAGGTAGAACGTTCACTGGAGGCTCTCATACTGCTCCAGAAGTCTATGCTAGAGAAGCAGTGGTATCTTAATCTCTATCCAACGGAATTCAGAGAATTTGGTTTTTGGAAAAGCCATGGAAGATCAGAAGTTGTCCGTTCAGGGAAAGCATCTGCAAGGCAGCGGCGCCAGAATGCAAGAAGGAAGTCTTCAACTGAGAATTTCGTCAAATCAGAACACATTACTCAAATAGCAGATCAAAGCAATCAGGAGCGTGTGGCTGTGCAAATAGGATCACTAAGGGAAACCGTAGCAACTTCAATGAAGAGTATGCTAAGCCAAAAGTTACTTACTCACGAAGAGGTTTTACACCTGTCAAGTAAAATACAGATTGGCATTACCTTACGAAAACACAGATCAAG GCTGAAAACCAAATTAGGTTACGAACCTTCAAATGCACAATGGGCTGCTTCTATGGGTATCCCTGTCATGCATCTAAATAGAAAGTTGATGGAATCTTATATTGCAGCACAAAAAATGGTAGCGTGCAACATACGTCTTGTTGTATCAATAGCCCAGAAGTATGAAAATACAGGCGTTGATATCAGAGATTTGATTCAG GAAGGCTTAATTGGGCTGAGACATGGAATCGACAAATTTGATTCCTCAAAAGGTTTCAAGCTGTCAACTTATGTGTATTGGTGGATACGTCAG GGTATCACAAGAGCATTGGTTGACTATAAAAGAACAGTAAGAATACCTAATCATGTGCATGAGAGATTGGCTTTAATTAGGAAAGCCAAGTTAACTCTTCAGGAGAATGGTGTCACTTCATCAGTTAAG AATATTGCAGCAACCTTAAACATGTCAGAGAAAAAGGTGAAAAATGCTACACAG GCAATCAAGAGGGTATATTCTTTTGATAAAGAATATTGTGTATTCGAAAATAATAAAGCTCAAACTTTTCACAGT AGAATTGCAGATCCAAATTCTGAAAATTATCCATGGTTAATGGTAGATGGGTTTTCTTTAAAA GAAGATGTGCATAAACTAATTAATTCAACATTAACAAATAGAGAGCAAGTAATAATTAAGCTATATTTTGGTTTAGACACACAGAGACATACATGGGAAGATGTTAGTAAGAG ACTTGGATTGTCCAGAGAGAGGGTGAGACAGATTGGGCGTATATCATTGGGAAAGCTGAAGCAGGCAACTAGACGTCACAAGCTGCAACCACCATTTTAA
- the LOC131054542 gene encoding RNA polymerase sigma factor sigA isoform X4, translating to MNIGGVIRISAGKQLLQSSFLLSESAAFLDQGSVLFTTSVWKHVVLAKKSSNSRAQNKSAKHIQIKALNALREVGDGFSISSANEAPSTISTVMDENSGLAPEVERSLEALILLQKSMLEKQWYLNLYPTEFREFGFWKSHGRSEVVRSGKASARQRRQNARRKSSTENFVKSEHITQIADQSNQERVAVQIGSLRETVATSMKSMLSQKLLTHEEVLHLSSKIQIGITLRKHRSRLKTKLGYEPSNAQWAASMGIPVMHLNRKLMESYIAAQKMVACNIRLVVSIAQKYENTGVDIRDLIQEGLIGLRHGIDKFDSSKGFKLSTYVYWWIRQGITRALVDYKRTVRIPNHVHERLALIRKAKLTLQENGVTSSVKNIAATLNMSEKKVKNATQAIKRVYSFDKEYCVFENNKAQTFHSRIADPNSENYPWLMVDGFSLKEDVHKLINSTLTNREQVIIKLYFGLDTQRHTWEDVSKRLGLSRERVRQIGRISLGKLKQATRRHKLQPPF from the exons ATGAATATAGGCGGTGTCATCAGAATCAGCGCAGGAAAACAGCTTCTACAGTCTTCATTCCTTCTGTCAGAGTCTGCAGCGTTTCTCGACCAAGGAAGTGTGTTGTTTACCACTAGCGTTTGGAAACATGTAGTGCTTGCAAAGAAAAGTTCAAATTCCAGAGCACAAAATAAGTCTGCCAAGCATATACAAATAAAGGCTTTGAATGCACTTAGAGAGGTTGGAGATGGTTTCTCAATATCTTCCGCCAACGAGGCACCAAGCACAATATCTACAGTTATGGACGAAAATTCTGGGCTTGCGCCTGAGGTAGAACGTTCACTGGAGGCTCTCATACTGCTCCAGAAGTCTATGCTAGAGAAGCAGTGGTATCTTAATCTCTATCCAACGGAATTCAGAGAATTTGGTTTTTGGAAAAGCCATGGAAGATCAGAAGTTGTCCGTTCAGGGAAAGCATCTGCAAGGCAGCGGCGCCAGAATGCAAGAAGGAAGTCTTCAACTGAGAATTTCGTCAAATCAGAACACATTACTCAAATAGCAGATCAAAGCAATCAGGAGCGTGTGGCTGTGCAAATAGGATCACTAAGGGAAACCGTAGCAACTTCAATGAAGAGTATGCTAAGCCAAAAGTTACTTACTCACGAAGAGGTTTTACACCTGTCAAGTAAAATACAGATTGGCATTACCTTACGAAAACACAGATCAAG GCTGAAAACCAAATTAGGTTACGAACCTTCAAATGCACAATGGGCTGCTTCTATGGGTATCCCTGTCATGCATCTAAATAGAAAGTTGATGGAATCTTATATTGCAGCACAAAAAATGGTAGCGTGCAACATACGTCTTGTTGTATCAATAGCCCAGAAGTATGAAAATACAGGCGTTGATATCAGAGATTTGATTCAG GAAGGCTTAATTGGGCTGAGACATGGAATCGACAAATTTGATTCCTCAAAAGGTTTCAAGCTGTCAACTTATGTGTATTGGTGGATACGTCAG GGTATCACAAGAGCATTGGTTGACTATAAAAGAACAGTAAGAATACCTAATCATGTGCATGAGAGATTGGCTTTAATTAGGAAAGCCAAGTTAACTCTTCAGGAGAATGGTGTCACTTCATCAGTTAAG AATATTGCAGCAACCTTAAACATGTCAGAGAAAAAGGTGAAAAATGCTACACAG GCAATCAAGAGGGTATATTCTTTTGATAAAGAATATTGTGTATTCGAAAATAATAAAGCTCAAACTTTTCACAGT AGAATTGCAGATCCAAATTCTGAAAATTATCCATGGTTAATGGTAGATGGGTTTTCTTTAAAA GAAGATGTGCATAAACTAATTAATTCAACATTAACAAATAGAGAGCAAGTAATAATTAAGCTATATTTTGGTTTAGACACACAGAGACATACATGGGAAGATGTTAGTAAGAG ACTTGGATTGTCCAGAGAGAGGGTGAGACAGATTGGGCGTATATCATTGGGAAAGCTGAAGCAGGCAACTAGACGTCACAAGCTGCAACCACCATTTTAA
- the LOC131054542 gene encoding RNA polymerase sigma factor sigA isoform X3, protein MLFVENYSAIPGCRVERLYFSSVKRRNPQMNIGGVIRISAGKQLLQSSFLLSESAAFLDQGSVLFTTSVWKHVVLAKKSSNSRAQNKSAKHIQIKALNALREVGDGFSISSANEAPSTISTVMDENSGLAPEVERSLEALILLQKSMLEKQWYLNLYPTEFREFGFWKSHGRSEVVRSGKASARQRRQNARRKSSTENFVKSEHITQIADQSNQERVAVQIGSLRETVATSMKSMLSQKLLTHEEVLHLSSKIQIGITLRKHRSRLKTKLGYEPSNAQWAASMGIPVMHLNRKLMESYIAAQKMVACNIRLVVSIAQKYENTGVDIRDLIQEGLIGLRHGIDKFDSSKGFKLSTYVYWWIRQGITRALVDYKRTVRIPNHVHERLALIRKAKLTLQENGVTSSVKNIAATLNMSEKKVKNATQAIKRVYSFDKEYCVFENNKAQTFHSRIADPNSENYPWLMVDGFSLKEDVHKLINSTLTNREQVIIKLYFGLDTQRHTWEDVSKRLGLSRERVRQIGRISLGKLKQATRRHKLQPPF, encoded by the exons ATGCTATTTGTAGAAAATTATAGTGCAATACCAG GTTGTAGGGTGGAACGCTTATATTTTTCTTCAGTTAAAAGAAGAAATCCACAAATGAATATAGGCGGTGTCATCAGAATCAGCGCAGGAAAACAGCTTCTACAGTCTTCATTCCTTCTGTCAGAGTCTGCAGCGTTTCTCGACCAAGGAAGTGTGTTGTTTACCACTAGCGTTTGGAAACATGTAGTGCTTGCAAAGAAAAGTTCAAATTCCAGAGCACAAAATAAGTCTGCCAAGCATATACAAATAAAGGCTTTGAATGCACTTAGAGAGGTTGGAGATGGTTTCTCAATATCTTCCGCCAACGAGGCACCAAGCACAATATCTACAGTTATGGACGAAAATTCTGGGCTTGCGCCTGAGGTAGAACGTTCACTGGAGGCTCTCATACTGCTCCAGAAGTCTATGCTAGAGAAGCAGTGGTATCTTAATCTCTATCCAACGGAATTCAGAGAATTTGGTTTTTGGAAAAGCCATGGAAGATCAGAAGTTGTCCGTTCAGGGAAAGCATCTGCAAGGCAGCGGCGCCAGAATGCAAGAAGGAAGTCTTCAACTGAGAATTTCGTCAAATCAGAACACATTACTCAAATAGCAGATCAAAGCAATCAGGAGCGTGTGGCTGTGCAAATAGGATCACTAAGGGAAACCGTAGCAACTTCAATGAAGAGTATGCTAAGCCAAAAGTTACTTACTCACGAAGAGGTTTTACACCTGTCAAGTAAAATACAGATTGGCATTACCTTACGAAAACACAGATCAAG GCTGAAAACCAAATTAGGTTACGAACCTTCAAATGCACAATGGGCTGCTTCTATGGGTATCCCTGTCATGCATCTAAATAGAAAGTTGATGGAATCTTATATTGCAGCACAAAAAATGGTAGCGTGCAACATACGTCTTGTTGTATCAATAGCCCAGAAGTATGAAAATACAGGCGTTGATATCAGAGATTTGATTCAG GAAGGCTTAATTGGGCTGAGACATGGAATCGACAAATTTGATTCCTCAAAAGGTTTCAAGCTGTCAACTTATGTGTATTGGTGGATACGTCAG GGTATCACAAGAGCATTGGTTGACTATAAAAGAACAGTAAGAATACCTAATCATGTGCATGAGAGATTGGCTTTAATTAGGAAAGCCAAGTTAACTCTTCAGGAGAATGGTGTCACTTCATCAGTTAAG AATATTGCAGCAACCTTAAACATGTCAGAGAAAAAGGTGAAAAATGCTACACAG GCAATCAAGAGGGTATATTCTTTTGATAAAGAATATTGTGTATTCGAAAATAATAAAGCTCAAACTTTTCACAGT AGAATTGCAGATCCAAATTCTGAAAATTATCCATGGTTAATGGTAGATGGGTTTTCTTTAAAA GAAGATGTGCATAAACTAATTAATTCAACATTAACAAATAGAGAGCAAGTAATAATTAAGCTATATTTTGGTTTAGACACACAGAGACATACATGGGAAGATGTTAGTAAGAG ACTTGGATTGTCCAGAGAGAGGGTGAGACAGATTGGGCGTATATCATTGGGAAAGCTGAAGCAGGCAACTAGACGTCACAAGCTGCAACCACCATTTTAA
- the LOC131054542 gene encoding RNA polymerase sigma factor sigA isoform X2: protein MLFVENYSAIPGITFPFFFCYFQTYTIGCRVERLYFSSVKRRNPQMNIGGVIRISAGKQLLQSSFLLSESAAFLDQGSVLFTTSVWKHVVLAKKSSNSRAQNKSAKHIQIKALNALREVGDGFSISSANEAPSTISTVMDENSGLAPEVERSLEALILLQKSMLEKQWYLNLYPTEFREFGFWKSHGRSEVVRSGKASARQRRQNARRKSSTENFVKSEHITQIADQSNQERVAVQIGSLRETVATSMKSMLSQKLLTHEEVLHLSSKIQIGITLRKHRSRLKTKLGYEPSNAQWAASMGIPVMHLNRKLMESYIAAQKMVACNIRLVVSIAQKYENTGVDIRDLIQEGLIGLRHGIDKFDSSKGFKLSTYVYWWIRQGITRALVDYKRTVRIPNHVHERLALIRKAKLTLQENGVTSSVKNIAATLNMSEKKVKNATQAIKRVYSFDKEYCVFENNKAQTFHSRIADPNSENYPWLMVDGFSLKEDVHKLINSTLTNREQVIIKLYFGLDTQRHTWEDVSKRERVRQIGRISLGKLKQATRRHKLQPPF from the exons ATGCTATTTGTAGAAAATTATAGTGCAATACCAGGTATaacatttcccttttttttttgctattttcaAACATACACAATTG GTTGTAGGGTGGAACGCTTATATTTTTCTTCAGTTAAAAGAAGAAATCCACAAATGAATATAGGCGGTGTCATCAGAATCAGCGCAGGAAAACAGCTTCTACAGTCTTCATTCCTTCTGTCAGAGTCTGCAGCGTTTCTCGACCAAGGAAGTGTGTTGTTTACCACTAGCGTTTGGAAACATGTAGTGCTTGCAAAGAAAAGTTCAAATTCCAGAGCACAAAATAAGTCTGCCAAGCATATACAAATAAAGGCTTTGAATGCACTTAGAGAGGTTGGAGATGGTTTCTCAATATCTTCCGCCAACGAGGCACCAAGCACAATATCTACAGTTATGGACGAAAATTCTGGGCTTGCGCCTGAGGTAGAACGTTCACTGGAGGCTCTCATACTGCTCCAGAAGTCTATGCTAGAGAAGCAGTGGTATCTTAATCTCTATCCAACGGAATTCAGAGAATTTGGTTTTTGGAAAAGCCATGGAAGATCAGAAGTTGTCCGTTCAGGGAAAGCATCTGCAAGGCAGCGGCGCCAGAATGCAAGAAGGAAGTCTTCAACTGAGAATTTCGTCAAATCAGAACACATTACTCAAATAGCAGATCAAAGCAATCAGGAGCGTGTGGCTGTGCAAATAGGATCACTAAGGGAAACCGTAGCAACTTCAATGAAGAGTATGCTAAGCCAAAAGTTACTTACTCACGAAGAGGTTTTACACCTGTCAAGTAAAATACAGATTGGCATTACCTTACGAAAACACAGATCAAG GCTGAAAACCAAATTAGGTTACGAACCTTCAAATGCACAATGGGCTGCTTCTATGGGTATCCCTGTCATGCATCTAAATAGAAAGTTGATGGAATCTTATATTGCAGCACAAAAAATGGTAGCGTGCAACATACGTCTTGTTGTATCAATAGCCCAGAAGTATGAAAATACAGGCGTTGATATCAGAGATTTGATTCAG GAAGGCTTAATTGGGCTGAGACATGGAATCGACAAATTTGATTCCTCAAAAGGTTTCAAGCTGTCAACTTATGTGTATTGGTGGATACGTCAG GGTATCACAAGAGCATTGGTTGACTATAAAAGAACAGTAAGAATACCTAATCATGTGCATGAGAGATTGGCTTTAATTAGGAAAGCCAAGTTAACTCTTCAGGAGAATGGTGTCACTTCATCAGTTAAG AATATTGCAGCAACCTTAAACATGTCAGAGAAAAAGGTGAAAAATGCTACACAG GCAATCAAGAGGGTATATTCTTTTGATAAAGAATATTGTGTATTCGAAAATAATAAAGCTCAAACTTTTCACAGT AGAATTGCAGATCCAAATTCTGAAAATTATCCATGGTTAATGGTAGATGGGTTTTCTTTAAAA GAAGATGTGCATAAACTAATTAATTCAACATTAACAAATAGAGAGCAAGTAATAATTAAGCTATATTTTGGTTTAGACACACAGAGACATACATGGGAAGATGTTAGTAAGAG AGAGAGGGTGAGACAGATTGGGCGTATATCATTGGGAAAGCTGAAGCAGGCAACTAGACGTCACAAGCTGCAACCACCATTTTAA